One window of Stenotrophomonas indicatrix genomic DNA carries:
- a CDS encoding RDD family protein — translation MSSPATDAAHVAADTPRPRALLLWRLLAMIYDALPVLALWMLAGTVFTLAYTFSGHAQRDNIAPFSAWQWLLWAVCWGMTGWYATASWRRGGQTLGMRPWRLKLESRDGTPLRRGQLWLRFAVATLSLLLGGLGFWWALVDRQRLTWHDRASATRVLRIPKR, via the coding sequence ATGTCGAGCCCCGCCACCGATGCGGCCCACGTCGCCGCTGATACGCCCCGCCCGCGCGCGCTGCTGCTGTGGCGCCTGCTGGCGATGATCTATGACGCGTTGCCGGTACTGGCCTTGTGGATGCTGGCCGGCACCGTGTTCACCCTGGCCTATACGTTCAGCGGCCATGCGCAGCGCGACAACATCGCGCCTTTCAGCGCATGGCAATGGCTGCTGTGGGCAGTGTGCTGGGGCATGACCGGGTGGTATGCCACCGCCAGCTGGCGACGCGGCGGGCAGACATTGGGCATGCGCCCCTGGCGCTTGAAGCTGGAATCACGCGATGGCACGCCGTTGCGACGCGGCCAGCTGTGGCTGCGGTTCGCGGTGGCCACGCTGTCGTTGCTGCTGGGCGGGCTGGGCTTCTGGTGGGCGCTGGTGGATCGCCAGCGGCTGACCTGGCACGACCGCGCGAGCGCCACGCGGGTGCTGCGGATACCGAAGCGCTGA